One genomic window of Paraburkholderia acidiphila includes the following:
- a CDS encoding AGE family epimerase/isomerase, giving the protein MTMTADTASSATAHPVAVPAVATFRERGFLLGHVQDTLRFYAPNVLDPSGGFFHYFRDDGSIYNAHSRHLVSSCRYVFNYAMAYREFGDPQHLEYARHGLQFLREGHWDPQLQGYDWEIDWRDGKKRVLDATRHCYGLAFVLLAYSHAAMAGIEEARPMIGATFDLMEHRFWDGAAGLYADEASADWLVSGYRGQNANMHTTEALLAAYEATGHLVYLDRAERVASNITLRQAKLSQGLVWEHFHADWSVDWHYNEEDSSNIFRPWGFQPGHQTEWAKLLLLLERHRPLPWLLPRAIELFDAAMAHAWDNDHGGLYYGFGPDGTVCDHDKYFWVQAETFATAALLGKRTGNERFWDWYDEIWRYSWANFVDHRYGAWYRILTCDNRKYSDEKSPAGKTDYHTMGACYEALNALPGRGMAPVVGREEATAADAGMTGTSGQN; this is encoded by the coding sequence ATGACGATGACCGCCGACACCGCCTCCTCCGCCACCGCACATCCCGTCGCCGTGCCCGCCGTCGCGACCTTTCGCGAGCGCGGCTTCCTGCTCGGCCACGTGCAGGACACGCTGCGCTTCTATGCGCCGAACGTGCTCGATCCGTCGGGCGGCTTCTTCCACTACTTCCGCGACGACGGCTCGATCTACAACGCGCACTCGCGGCACCTCGTGAGCAGCTGCCGCTACGTCTTCAACTATGCGATGGCGTATCGCGAGTTCGGCGATCCGCAGCACCTCGAATACGCGCGCCACGGCCTGCAGTTCCTGCGCGAAGGCCACTGGGACCCGCAACTGCAAGGCTACGACTGGGAGATCGACTGGCGCGACGGCAAGAAGCGCGTGCTCGACGCCACGCGTCACTGCTACGGCCTCGCGTTCGTGCTGCTCGCCTACTCGCATGCGGCGATGGCCGGCATCGAGGAAGCCCGGCCGATGATCGGCGCGACCTTCGATCTGATGGAACACCGCTTCTGGGACGGCGCGGCGGGCCTCTACGCCGACGAGGCGAGCGCCGACTGGCTCGTCTCGGGCTATCGCGGCCAGAACGCCAACATGCACACGACCGAGGCGCTGCTCGCGGCCTACGAGGCAACGGGCCATCTCGTCTATCTCGACCGTGCCGAGCGCGTCGCGTCGAACATCACGCTGCGCCAGGCGAAGCTCTCGCAAGGGCTCGTGTGGGAGCACTTTCACGCCGACTGGTCGGTCGACTGGCATTACAACGAGGAAGACAGCTCGAATATCTTCCGCCCGTGGGGCTTTCAGCCGGGGCACCAAACGGAATGGGCGAAGCTGCTGTTGCTGCTCGAGCGTCACCGCCCGCTGCCCTGGCTGCTGCCGCGCGCGATCGAGCTGTTCGACGCCGCCATGGCGCACGCCTGGGACAACGATCACGGCGGCCTCTACTACGGCTTCGGTCCGGACGGCACGGTGTGCGATCACGACAAGTACTTCTGGGTGCAGGCGGAAACCTTCGCCACGGCGGCGCTGCTCGGCAAGCGCACCGGCAACGAGCGCTTCTGGGACTGGTACGACGAGATCTGGCGCTACAGCTGGGCGAATTTCGTCGATCATCGCTACGGTGCGTGGTATCGCATCCTCACCTGCGACAACCGCAAGTACAGTGACGAGAAGAGCCCCGCCGGCAAGACCGACTATCACACCATGGGCGCGTGCTACGAAGCGCTGAACGCGCTGCCCGGACGCGGCATGGCGCCGGTCGTGGGCCGCGAGGAAGCGACCGCCGCCGACGCCGGCATGACGGGCACGAGCGGCCAGAACTAA
- a CDS encoding LacI family DNA-binding transcriptional regulator — translation MGTTIRDVAQAANVSIGTVSRALKNQPGLSETTRERIVEVARTLGYDCAQLRPRIRRLTFLLHRQHNNFAASPFFSHVLHGVEDACREHGIVPALLTAGPADDTVQQLRLHAPDAIAVAGFVEPEMLAALVALQRPLVLIDLWAPGLRSVNIDNAAGAALAMQHLFELGRRRIAFIGGSLAHYSIAQRALGYRRAFFEAGLLFDPSLETTIDGGLDPDTGASLAMQRLIDSARAASRPQPDALFAYNDAAALAAMRVCLANGLRVPEDIAIIGFDDIAGATHATPPLSTIAVDKEALGRRGVELLLEETPATSEIRLPVQLVARASTLGATSSNLVAAHAVRHTASTPQSA, via the coding sequence ATGGGGACAACCATTCGTGACGTCGCGCAGGCCGCCAACGTGTCGATCGGCACCGTGTCGCGCGCGTTGAAAAACCAGCCGGGTCTTTCCGAAACCACGCGCGAGCGCATCGTCGAAGTCGCGCGCACGCTCGGCTATGACTGCGCGCAATTGCGTCCGCGCATTCGCCGCCTCACCTTCCTGCTCCATCGCCAGCACAACAACTTCGCGGCGAGCCCGTTCTTCTCGCACGTGCTGCATGGCGTGGAAGACGCCTGCCGCGAACACGGCATCGTGCCCGCGCTGCTCACGGCCGGCCCCGCCGACGACACCGTCCAGCAGTTGCGCCTGCACGCGCCCGACGCCATCGCCGTAGCGGGTTTCGTCGAGCCGGAAATGCTCGCCGCGCTCGTCGCGCTGCAACGGCCGCTCGTGCTGATCGACCTGTGGGCGCCCGGCCTGCGCTCGGTGAACATCGACAACGCGGCGGGCGCCGCGCTCGCCATGCAGCATCTGTTCGAGCTGGGGCGGCGGCGCATTGCGTTCATCGGCGGGTCGCTCGCGCACTACAGCATCGCGCAGCGCGCGCTCGGCTACCGGCGCGCGTTCTTCGAAGCGGGCCTGCTGTTCGACCCGTCGCTCGAAACGACGATAGACGGCGGCCTCGACCCCGACACCGGCGCGTCGCTCGCCATGCAGCGCTTGATCGACTCGGCGCGAGCTGCGTCGCGCCCGCAGCCCGACGCCCTGTTCGCCTACAACGACGCCGCCGCGCTCGCCGCCATGCGCGTGTGCCTCGCCAACGGCCTGCGCGTGCCCGAGGACATCGCCATCATCGGTTTCGACGATATCGCGGGCGCCACGCACGCCACGCCGCCGCTCTCGACGATCGCCGTCGACAAGGAAGCGCTCGGGCGGCGCGGCGTCGAACTGCTGCTCGAAGAAACGCCTGCCACGAGCGAGATCCGCTTGCCCGTGCAGCTCGTCGCGCGCGCGAGCACCTTGGGTGCGACGTCATCGAATCTCGTCGCCGCGCACGCTGTCCGTCACACTGCAAGCACGCCACAGAGCGCCTGA